From Xiphophorus hellerii strain 12219 chromosome 9, Xiphophorus_hellerii-4.1, whole genome shotgun sequence, a single genomic window includes:
- the lrrc39 gene encoding leucine-rich repeat-containing protein 39 isoform X3 has translation MNDFVSLPDCVVALPALEWLDMGGNRLQRLPDDIHRMQTLQTLWLQRNELQILPENISRMSRLDTLVLSSNRLRDIPSLMEDMTNLRFVNFRDNPLIVDVSLPLRTEDCEDDREMFGRDFMLTYIQEARKRNYAVLNAHRLHRLRCWQADLDVVVLDQQLKLFVSRHSAFLSEDVRGQRTLQHRGEVLDTQVVLNPTQSLVCSEVQRLLCDPSRHKLLVLAGQCVESSGELVLQQGGFSSRDLAQILAGDEVVELLGSADPVLKARLTLSCPTHCFWTDSELQNLQVPVCMRINPGPVLPEMEGLQEFTEYLSESLEPGSPFDLLEPAGTAGFLKLSRPCCYVFPGGRGDSAFFAVNGFNVLVNGGSDPRACFWKLVRHLDRVDSVLLTHMGDDNLPGLNALLLRKVAERNQEDGDNRVRNLVSPELGVVFFNAPGRLKSVRPVPGRLRGCDQAALALLTLQKLGVTPEPLSRPGGPTVEPLILFQKMGVGRLELYVLNPVRGCKDLEALMQLWPNEADSGAAELPLICRVSICALLVWHPSGTQDRIVRVLFPGCTPQAKILDALDKLAHLDFLKQPTVSLEALEVSKTQKPLIRQESRESLKSQSKDPRPNGALQKDRRIEVRKPELKTKTKAGGDATSKDAEEKTQIKDADLKPKTTKAAEKPNSKRDGSKEDKKDVKKKDEKVSAASGKKEEASEKKKEAAKKDATSLKTKKEAKPEPKKDNKKEGRTEEKKPAKLLVKEIKRTDGTTSLTGATEQRKATGKTVSVKKGGMLPKKDAFNKETSRKSGSQENQKTLTAEDTTVEFNKLEDANGNRGPKTAGASKETSLNGNQISTTESPEKFRSVETDPVSAASRITRTPKGDLSVNFDLSPAMFRVAEGSPRVRVEKTLELFSPADSAPTSAGHTPFHPSPEDTLGLSSPGARGSSLGFEDYNQAGSCRTSEVSSLREGVENSTSSQDKCSSLLSPARDSSPTMTSMPAEVGSPHSTEVDCSLSVSSEPVPSAGASECANTILPGGPTLNGRCGSGENVRGVSGLPSEVPHNVDLCLVSPCEFQHHPTSGASPDLSDNDPSPPTSACSQETPPTSVSDSLPTATDSDLPPSTEECPSITADLDSDEDSGFLRQASDLPSQHFMRRTGLDPPPAPVKDLPPLPLQRGACMADPEADRALKASGARKKPLQRTTSGSSRSKAGSPGSLRTGLNSKPSSRSLPGGSKVTPSRPSGSAGPEGPVVYVDLAYLPSGSASSTVDHGLFKRLRASYYIISGDDPAKEAAMRRILDGLLAGKSTWPDDPVTLIPTFDSLAMHEWYQETHERQQQLAVTVLGSNSTVAMQDETFPACKVEF, from the exons ATGAACGACTTCGTCTCCCTGCCAGATTGTGTAGTCGCCCTGCCGGCACTGGAGTGGCTCGACATGGGGGGCAACCGCCTGCAGCGGTTACCTGACGACATCCACAG GATGCAGACGCTGCAGACGCTGTGGCTGCAGAGGAATGAGCTGCAGATCCTGCCAGAGAACATCAGCAGGATGTCCAGATTGGACACGCTGGTCCTCAGCAGCAATAGGCTGAGGGACATCCCGTCCCTGATGGAGGACATGACCAACCTCAG GTTTGTGAATTTCCGGGACAACCCTCTGATTGTAGACGTGTCTCTGCCTCTGAGGACGGAGGACTGCGAAGACGACCGGGAGATGTTTGGACGGGACTTCATGCTCACCTACATCCAGGAGGCCCGGAAGAGAAACTACGCCGTGCTGAATGCGCACCGACTCCACC GTTTGCGCTGCTGGCAGGCGGATCTAGACGTTGTGGTTCTGGATCAGCAGCTAAAGCTCTTCGTGTCGAGACATTCGGCTTTTCTGTCTGAAGACGTCCGAG GTCAGCGGACCCTGCAGCACCGGGGAGAGGTTCTGGACACCCAGGTGGTTCTGAACCCGACCCAGAGCTTGGTCTGCTCAGAG GTCCAGCGGCTCCTCTGCGACCCGTCGCGCCACAAGCTGCTGGTTCTGGCGGGTCAGTGCGTGGAGAGCAGCGGAGAGCTGGTTCTGCAGCAGGGCGGATTCTCCAGCCGGGATCTGGCCCAGATCCTGGCCGGTGACGAG GTGGTGGAGCTGCTGGGTTCTGCTGACCCGGTTCTGAAGGCCCGTCTCACCCTCAGCTGCCCGACCCATTGCTTCTGGACCGACTCGGAGCTGCAGAACCTGCAGGTCCCGGTCTGCATGCGGATCAACCCGGGCCCGGTTCTGCCGGAGATGGAGGGCCTGCAGGAGTTCACGGAGTACCTGTCGGAGTCGCTGGAGCCCGGCTCGCCCTTTGACCTCCTGGAGCCGGCTGGCACCGCCGGCTTCCTCAAGCTGTCGCGGCCCTGCTGCTACGTGTTCCCCGGGGGCCGCGGTGACTCCGCCTTCTTTGCCGTCAACGGCTTCAACGTTCTGGTGAACGGCGGCTCGGACCCGCGCGCCTGCTTCTGGAAGCTGGTCCGGCACCTGGACCGAGTCGACTCGGTGCTGCTGACCCACATGGGCGATGACAACCTGCCGGGCCTGAACGCGTTACTGCTCAGGAAGGTGGCCGAGCGGAACCAGGAGGACGGGGATAACCGGGTCAGGAACCTGGTGTCCCCGGAGCTCGGCGTGGTGTTCTTCAACGCCCCCGGCAGACTGAAGTCCGTCCGTCCAGTACCAGGCCGGCTGCGTGGCTGTGACCAGGCGGCTCTTGCCCTGCTGACCCTCCAGAAGCTGGGAGTGACTCCAGAACCTTTGAGCAGGCCCGGCGGGCCCACCGTAGAGCCGCTGATCCTGTTCCAGAAGATGGGAGTGGGCCGGCTGGAGCTGTATGTTTTGAACCCGGTCCGCGGGTGCAAGGACCTGGAGGCTCTGATGCAGCTGTGGCCCAACGAAGCCGACTCAGGAGCTGCAGAGCTACCTCTGATCTGCCGGGTGTCCATCTGCGCCTTGCTGGTCTGGCACCCATCCGGAACCCAGGACCGGATTGTCCGAGTTCTCTTCCCCGGCTGCACGCCACAGGCCAAGATCCTGGACGCTCTGGACAAACTCGCTCATCTGGATTTCCTGAAGCAGCCGACTGTCAGTCTGGAGGCACTGGAAGTGTCCAAAACCCAGAAGCCATTGATCCGCCAAGAAAGTCGCGAAAGTCTCAAGTCCCAGTCCAAAGACCCAAGACCCAACGGTGCCTTACAGAAAGACAGACGGATCGAAGTCCGAAAACCTGAGCTGAAGACCAAGACCAAAGCAGGAGGGGACGCCACGTCCAAGGATGCAGAAGAAAAGACCCAGATAAAGGATGCAGATCTGAAACCAAAGACCACAAAAGCTGCTGAGAAACCAAATTCAAAGAGGGATGGATCAAAGGAGGATAAGAAGGATGTGAAGAAGAAGGACGAGAAGGTGTCTGCTGCTTCTGGGAAGAAAGAAGAGGCCTCGGAAAAGAAGAAGGAAGCTGCAAAGAAGGACGCCACAAGTCTGAAGACCAAGAAGGaagcaaaaccagaaccaaagaaaGACAACAAGAAGGAAGGTAGAACCGAGGAGAAGAAACCTGCAAAGTTACtggttaaagaaataaagagaacCGATGGAACCACTTCCTTAACCGGAGCTACTGAACAAAGGAAAGCTACGGGTAAAACCGTGAGTGTGAAAAAGGGTGGGATGCTTCCAAAGAAAGATGCCTTCAACAAGGAGACGAGTAGGAAGTCGGGATCCCAGGAAAACCAGAAGACTTTAACGGCCGAGGACACGACGGTGGAGTTTAACAAACTGGAGGATGCCAACGGGAACAGAGGCCCAAAAACTGCTGGGGCGTCCAAGGAGACTTCCCTCAATGGGAACCAGATCTCCACCACAGAGAGTCCAGAGAAGTTCCGCTCTGTTGAGACGGATCCGGTTAGCGCCGCCTCACGTATCACCAGAACACCAAAAGGTGACCTCAGCGTGAACTTTGACCTTAGTCCAGCAATGTTCCGGGTTGCAGAGGGTTCCCCCAGAGTCCGGGTAGAGAAGACCCTGGAGCTGTTTTCTCCTGCAGACTCTGCTCCAACCAGTGCCGGACACACTCCCTTCCACCCGTCCCCTGAAGACACGCTGGGTCTCAGCAGCCCGGGCGCCCGGGGATCCAGTCTGGGCTTTGAAGACTACAACCAGGCCGGATCATGCAGAACCTCGGAGGTTAGCTCTCTGCGGGAAGGTGTGGAGAACTCCACATCGTCTCAGGATAAATGCTCCAGCCTCCTGAGTCCGGCCAGGGACTCCTCCCCCACCATGACGTCCATGCCGGCGGAGGTCGGCTCCCCCCACTCCACCGAGGTTGATTGTTCCCTCTCGGTCTCCTCAGAGCCGGTCCCCTCTGCCGGTGCCTCGGAATGCGCCAACACGATTCTTCCCGGTGGGCCCACCCTGAACGGACGCTGTGGTTCCGGGGAGAACGTCCGCGGGGTGTCGGGACTCCCCTCTGAGGTTCCCCACAACGTTGACCTCTGCCTGGTGTCTCCTTGTGAGTTCCAGCACCACCCGACTTCCGGTGCCTCACCAGACCTATCCGACAATGACCCCTCCCCTCCCACCTCGGCCTGCAGCCAGGAGACCCCACCCACATCGGTCAGCGACTCCCTGCCTACCGCCACGGACTCCGACTTGCCCCCCAGCACCGAGGAGTGTCCCTCCATCACCGCTGACCTGGACTCTGATGAAGACTCCGGCTTCCTCCGTCAGGCCAGTGATCTTCCCAGTCAGCACTTCATGCGGCGGACGGGACTCGACCCGCCACCTGCACCGGTTAAAGACCTGCCCCCTCTGCCGCTGCAGCGTGGCGCCTGCATGGCCGACCCCGAGGCTGACCGCGCCCTTAAGGCGTCCGGCGCCAGAAAGAAGCCTCTGCAGAGAACCACGTCAGGAAGCAGCCGGTCCAAAGCCGGTTCCCCCGGCTCCCTGAGGACCGGCCTCAACTCCAAACCTTCGTCACGGAGTTTGCCTGGTGGATCCAAGGTCACGCCTTCAAGACCGTCAG GTTCTGCTGGTCCTGAAGGTCCTGTGGTTTACGTGGACCTGGCTTACCTGCCGTCTGGCTCCGCCTCCTCCACCGTCGACCACGGCCTGTTCAAACGCCTGCGTGCTTCGTATTACATCATCAGCGGCGACGACCCGGCGAAGGAGGCGGCGATGAGGAGGATCCTAGACGGCCTGCTGGCGGGGAAGAGCACCTGGCCCGACGATCCG GTGACCCTCATCCCCACCTTTGACTCGCTGGCCATGCACGAGTGGTACCAGGAGACGCAcgagcggcagcagcagctggcgGTGACGGTGCTGGGCAGCAACAGCACCGTCGCCATGCAGGACGAGACCTTCCCCGCCTGCAAGGTGGAGTTCTGA
- the trmt13 gene encoding tRNA:m(4)X modification enzyme TRM13 homolog, translated as MATPLPSRCSFFVQKKNRFCKMVPGKGRSFCGEHATMEEGVGGSRRITCPLDPKHTVAQQNLEKHLKKCNSREKPRPVYYVENINAGRVDRDQEFPEVSLAERSRADLESLVEKLKAAAEGLQQDMEDRTLSHPVLQEELSDPKNGGSAHKHLKQQASLLGHLQELGLLSRGRCFVEFGAGRGKLSHWIHRALQNPEGQGVAMETSQDLQLLLVERCSTRFKVDGKHQGSADPFERLQVDIQHLDLSKVPVLREKALPLVGVGKHLCGAATDLALRCLLDTAGAQSDTQLLPKSVRGPESGTGTGPVLGLTVALCCHHRCEWRHYVGQEFFLQRGLGPAEFSAFCRMSSWATCGPPANHNGTTSQSGAANQSGAAEDHEEAERLAVLSRFWSAAEREHLGRLCKLLIDSGRRDFLRTRGFSSRLIGYAHAEVTLENVLLTALPSS; from the exons ATGGCGACACCTCTGCCTAGCAGATGCAGCTTCTTCGTCCAGAAGAAAAACCGCTTCTGTAAGATGGTCCCCGGAAAggggcggagcttctgcggagAGCATGCGACCATG gaGGAGGGGGTCGGTGGCAGCAGGAGGATCACGTGTCCACTGGACCCCAAGCA CACCGTGGCCCAACAGAACCTGGAGAAGCACCTGAAGAAATGCAACTCTAGAGAGAAACCCCGACCT gTCTACTATGTGGAGAACATCAATGCAGGACGAGTTGATAGAGATCAGGAGTTTCCAGAG GTGTCTCTGGCTGAGCGCAGCAGAGCAGATCTGGAGTCTCTGGTGGAGAAACTGAAGGCAGCTGCTGAAG GTCTTCAGCAGGACATGGAGGACAGGACGCTGTCCCATCCCGTCCTCCAGGAAGAACTGTCTGACCCAAAGAACGGAGGCTCTGCCCACAAACACCTGAAGCAACAG GCCTCCCTCCTAGGTCACCTGCAGGAGCTGGGTCTGctcagcagggggcgctgcttTGTGGAGTTCGGCGCCGGCCGGGGAAAGCTGTCCCACTGGATCCACCGGGCCCTGCAGAACCCTGAAGGTCAGGGGGTCGCCATGGAAACCAGCCAggacctccagctgctgctggtggagcGCTGCAGCACCCGCTTTAAG GTGGACGGGAAGCACCAGGGTTCTGCCGACCCATTTGAGCGGCTACAGGTGGACATTCAGCACCTGGACCTAA GTAAAGTTCCGGTGCTGAGGGAGAAAGCGCTGCCGTTGGTGGGAGTCGGGAAGCATCTCTGCGGAGCGGCGACAG ATCTGGCCCTGCGCTGCCTACTGGACACGGCCGGAGCCCAATCAGACACCCAGCTGCTTCCCAAGAGCGTCAGAGGGCCAGAGTCCGGCACTGGTACCGGTCCGGTTCTGGGCCTGACCGTGGCgttatgctgccaccaccgcTGTGAATGGCGTCACTACGTGGGTCAGGAGTTCTTCCTCCAGAGAGGACTCGGACCCGCCGAGTTCTCCGCTTTCTGCCGCATGTCCAGCTGGGCCACCTGTGGCCCGCCAGCCAATCACAACggaacaaccagtcagagcggAGCGGCCAATCAGAGCGGAGCGGCTGAGGATCATGAAGAAGCGGAGCGGCTGGCGGTGCTAAGCAG gttctggtcGGCGGCGGAGCGGGAGCATCTGGGTCGGCTCTGTAAGCTGCTGATCGACAGCGGTAGGCGGGACTTCCTGCGGACCAGAGGCTTCAGCAGCCGTCTGATTGGCTACGCACACGCAGAGGTGACCTTGGAGAACGTCCTGCTGACCGCCCTGCCCTCGTCCTGA
- the lrrc39 gene encoding leucine-rich repeat-containing protein 39 isoform X4, with protein MAAQRGGGPSSSRPAAAADHSVLVVVGALQPSGPLDLVLRQIEAGLRCWQADLDVVVLDQQLKLFVSRHSAFLSEDVRGQRTLQHRGEVLDTQVVLNPTQSLVCSEVQRLLCDPSRHKLLVLAGQCVESSGELVLQQGGFSSRDLAQILAGDEVVELLGSADPVLKARLTLSCPTHCFWTDSELQNLQVPVCMRINPGPVLPEMEGLQEFTEYLSESLEPGSPFDLLEPAGTAGFLKLSRPCCYVFPGGRGDSAFFAVNGFNVLVNGGSDPRACFWKLVRHLDRVDSVLLTHMGDDNLPGLNALLLRKVAERNQEDGDNRVRNLVSPELGVVFFNAPGRLKSVRPVPGRLRGCDQAALALLTLQKLGVTPEPLSRPGGPTVEPLILFQKMGVGRLELYVLNPVRGCKDLEALMQLWPNEADSGAAELPLICRVSICALLVWHPSGTQDRIVRVLFPGCTPQAKILDALDKLAHLDFLKQPTVSLEALEVSKTQKPLIRQESRESLKSQSKDPRPNGALQKDRRIEVRKPELKTKTKAGGDATSKDAEEKTQIKDADLKPKTTKAAEKPNSKRDGSKEDKKDVKKKDEKVSAASGKKEEASEKKKEAAKKDATSLKTKKEAKPEPKKDNKKEGRTEEKKPAKLLVKEIKRTDGTTSLTGATEQRKATGKTVSVKKGGMLPKKDAFNKETSRKSGSQENQKTLTAEDTTVEFNKLEDANGNRGPKTAGASKETSLNGNQISTTESPEKFRSVETDPVSAASRITRTPKGDLSVNFDLSPAMFRVAEGSPRVRVEKTLELFSPADSAPTSAGHTPFHPSPEDTLGLSSPGARGSSLGFEDYNQAGSCRTSEVSSLREGVENSTSSQDKCSSLLSPARDSSPTMTSMPAEVGSPHSTEVDCSLSVSSEPVPSAGASECANTILPGGPTLNGRCGSGENVRGVSGLPSEVPHNVDLCLVSPCEFQHHPTSGASPDLSDNDPSPPTSACSQETPPTSVSDSLPTATDSDLPPSTEECPSITADLDSDEDSGFLRQASDLPSQHFMRRTGLDPPPAPVKDLPPLPLQRGACMADPEADRALKASGARKKPLQRTTSGSSRSKAGSPGSLRTGLNSKPSSRSLPGGSKVTPSRPSGSAGPEGPVVYVDLAYLPSGSASSTVDHGLFKRLRASYYIISGDDPAKEAAMRRILDGLLAGKSTWPDDPVTLIPTFDSLAMHEWYQETHERQQQLAVTVLGSNSTVAMQDETFPACKVEF; from the exons ATGGCGGCGCAGCGGGGCGGCGGTCCCAGTTCTTCTCGGCCCGCAGCGGCTGCGGATCACTCGGTTCTGGTCGTAGTGGGAGCGCTCCAGCCCAGCGGACCGCTGGATCTCGTACTGCGACAGATAGAAGCAG GTTTGCGCTGCTGGCAGGCGGATCTAGACGTTGTGGTTCTGGATCAGCAGCTAAAGCTCTTCGTGTCGAGACATTCGGCTTTTCTGTCTGAAGACGTCCGAG GTCAGCGGACCCTGCAGCACCGGGGAGAGGTTCTGGACACCCAGGTGGTTCTGAACCCGACCCAGAGCTTGGTCTGCTCAGAG GTCCAGCGGCTCCTCTGCGACCCGTCGCGCCACAAGCTGCTGGTTCTGGCGGGTCAGTGCGTGGAGAGCAGCGGAGAGCTGGTTCTGCAGCAGGGCGGATTCTCCAGCCGGGATCTGGCCCAGATCCTGGCCGGTGACGAG GTGGTGGAGCTGCTGGGTTCTGCTGACCCGGTTCTGAAGGCCCGTCTCACCCTCAGCTGCCCGACCCATTGCTTCTGGACCGACTCGGAGCTGCAGAACCTGCAGGTCCCGGTCTGCATGCGGATCAACCCGGGCCCGGTTCTGCCGGAGATGGAGGGCCTGCAGGAGTTCACGGAGTACCTGTCGGAGTCGCTGGAGCCCGGCTCGCCCTTTGACCTCCTGGAGCCGGCTGGCACCGCCGGCTTCCTCAAGCTGTCGCGGCCCTGCTGCTACGTGTTCCCCGGGGGCCGCGGTGACTCCGCCTTCTTTGCCGTCAACGGCTTCAACGTTCTGGTGAACGGCGGCTCGGACCCGCGCGCCTGCTTCTGGAAGCTGGTCCGGCACCTGGACCGAGTCGACTCGGTGCTGCTGACCCACATGGGCGATGACAACCTGCCGGGCCTGAACGCGTTACTGCTCAGGAAGGTGGCCGAGCGGAACCAGGAGGACGGGGATAACCGGGTCAGGAACCTGGTGTCCCCGGAGCTCGGCGTGGTGTTCTTCAACGCCCCCGGCAGACTGAAGTCCGTCCGTCCAGTACCAGGCCGGCTGCGTGGCTGTGACCAGGCGGCTCTTGCCCTGCTGACCCTCCAGAAGCTGGGAGTGACTCCAGAACCTTTGAGCAGGCCCGGCGGGCCCACCGTAGAGCCGCTGATCCTGTTCCAGAAGATGGGAGTGGGCCGGCTGGAGCTGTATGTTTTGAACCCGGTCCGCGGGTGCAAGGACCTGGAGGCTCTGATGCAGCTGTGGCCCAACGAAGCCGACTCAGGAGCTGCAGAGCTACCTCTGATCTGCCGGGTGTCCATCTGCGCCTTGCTGGTCTGGCACCCATCCGGAACCCAGGACCGGATTGTCCGAGTTCTCTTCCCCGGCTGCACGCCACAGGCCAAGATCCTGGACGCTCTGGACAAACTCGCTCATCTGGATTTCCTGAAGCAGCCGACTGTCAGTCTGGAGGCACTGGAAGTGTCCAAAACCCAGAAGCCATTGATCCGCCAAGAAAGTCGCGAAAGTCTCAAGTCCCAGTCCAAAGACCCAAGACCCAACGGTGCCTTACAGAAAGACAGACGGATCGAAGTCCGAAAACCTGAGCTGAAGACCAAGACCAAAGCAGGAGGGGACGCCACGTCCAAGGATGCAGAAGAAAAGACCCAGATAAAGGATGCAGATCTGAAACCAAAGACCACAAAAGCTGCTGAGAAACCAAATTCAAAGAGGGATGGATCAAAGGAGGATAAGAAGGATGTGAAGAAGAAGGACGAGAAGGTGTCTGCTGCTTCTGGGAAGAAAGAAGAGGCCTCGGAAAAGAAGAAGGAAGCTGCAAAGAAGGACGCCACAAGTCTGAAGACCAAGAAGGaagcaaaaccagaaccaaagaaaGACAACAAGAAGGAAGGTAGAACCGAGGAGAAGAAACCTGCAAAGTTACtggttaaagaaataaagagaacCGATGGAACCACTTCCTTAACCGGAGCTACTGAACAAAGGAAAGCTACGGGTAAAACCGTGAGTGTGAAAAAGGGTGGGATGCTTCCAAAGAAAGATGCCTTCAACAAGGAGACGAGTAGGAAGTCGGGATCCCAGGAAAACCAGAAGACTTTAACGGCCGAGGACACGACGGTGGAGTTTAACAAACTGGAGGATGCCAACGGGAACAGAGGCCCAAAAACTGCTGGGGCGTCCAAGGAGACTTCCCTCAATGGGAACCAGATCTCCACCACAGAGAGTCCAGAGAAGTTCCGCTCTGTTGAGACGGATCCGGTTAGCGCCGCCTCACGTATCACCAGAACACCAAAAGGTGACCTCAGCGTGAACTTTGACCTTAGTCCAGCAATGTTCCGGGTTGCAGAGGGTTCCCCCAGAGTCCGGGTAGAGAAGACCCTGGAGCTGTTTTCTCCTGCAGACTCTGCTCCAACCAGTGCCGGACACACTCCCTTCCACCCGTCCCCTGAAGACACGCTGGGTCTCAGCAGCCCGGGCGCCCGGGGATCCAGTCTGGGCTTTGAAGACTACAACCAGGCCGGATCATGCAGAACCTCGGAGGTTAGCTCTCTGCGGGAAGGTGTGGAGAACTCCACATCGTCTCAGGATAAATGCTCCAGCCTCCTGAGTCCGGCCAGGGACTCCTCCCCCACCATGACGTCCATGCCGGCGGAGGTCGGCTCCCCCCACTCCACCGAGGTTGATTGTTCCCTCTCGGTCTCCTCAGAGCCGGTCCCCTCTGCCGGTGCCTCGGAATGCGCCAACACGATTCTTCCCGGTGGGCCCACCCTGAACGGACGCTGTGGTTCCGGGGAGAACGTCCGCGGGGTGTCGGGACTCCCCTCTGAGGTTCCCCACAACGTTGACCTCTGCCTGGTGTCTCCTTGTGAGTTCCAGCACCACCCGACTTCCGGTGCCTCACCAGACCTATCCGACAATGACCCCTCCCCTCCCACCTCGGCCTGCAGCCAGGAGACCCCACCCACATCGGTCAGCGACTCCCTGCCTACCGCCACGGACTCCGACTTGCCCCCCAGCACCGAGGAGTGTCCCTCCATCACCGCTGACCTGGACTCTGATGAAGACTCCGGCTTCCTCCGTCAGGCCAGTGATCTTCCCAGTCAGCACTTCATGCGGCGGACGGGACTCGACCCGCCACCTGCACCGGTTAAAGACCTGCCCCCTCTGCCGCTGCAGCGTGGCGCCTGCATGGCCGACCCCGAGGCTGACCGCGCCCTTAAGGCGTCCGGCGCCAGAAAGAAGCCTCTGCAGAGAACCACGTCAGGAAGCAGCCGGTCCAAAGCCGGTTCCCCCGGCTCCCTGAGGACCGGCCTCAACTCCAAACCTTCGTCACGGAGTTTGCCTGGTGGATCCAAGGTCACGCCTTCAAGACCGTCAG GTTCTGCTGGTCCTGAAGGTCCTGTGGTTTACGTGGACCTGGCTTACCTGCCGTCTGGCTCCGCCTCCTCCACCGTCGACCACGGCCTGTTCAAACGCCTGCGTGCTTCGTATTACATCATCAGCGGCGACGACCCGGCGAAGGAGGCGGCGATGAGGAGGATCCTAGACGGCCTGCTGGCGGGGAAGAGCACCTGGCCCGACGATCCG GTGACCCTCATCCCCACCTTTGACTCGCTGGCCATGCACGAGTGGTACCAGGAGACGCAcgagcggcagcagcagctggcgGTGACGGTGCTGGGCAGCAACAGCACCGTCGCCATGCAGGACGAGACCTTCCCCGCCTGCAAGGTGGAGTTCTGA
- the palm1a gene encoding paralemmin 1a, which produces MRFWSPAEPLCAMEAHQNRLQQLAEKRKWQTEMENKRRQLEDERRALQHLKSKVLRERWLLEGPTGPDQNQNRDPDQVRSQLEEDEARSRTLEESIRRLEQEVSSLETGPVSQTITHSVVMSTPDPAVEVKGHSRMELGGAKPSGQVIQDPAEVKVHKSLKVSKSREARGEMKKAMYSVEIKVERDRVTGETRVLSTNTKLPVDLSDQGVKVYEDEQKVVHEMNGDDAHLLSSVEVEELIHKADEASVMSHPVTTAASLPTGEVLRELDFPPEPEPGSTRTPSHAPAVAAEITGLEAVAGEELDVAEASAENPVTMVFMGYQDVEDEDETRKVLGLQGTVKAELVLIDDGDGKVDPPACAAPPSAAPPSAAPPSAAPPTPTKAPETVMASNGEAAAEGRVAAGKKKQPCKCCSIM; this is translated from the exons ATGAGGTTCTGGAGTCCAGCAGAACCTCTCTG CGCCATGGAGGCTCATCAGAACCGTCTGCAGCAGCTCGCG GAAAAGAGGAAGTGGCAGACGGAGATGGAGAACAAGCGGCGCCAGCTGGAGGATGAACGCAGAGCTCTGCAGCACCTGAAG TCGAAAGTTCTGAGGGAGCGCTGGCTGCTGGAAGGACCCACTGgtccggaccagaaccagaaccgggaccCGGACCAGGTCCGGAGTCAGCTGGAGGAGGACGAGGCCAGAAGCAGAACCTTGGAAGAGTCCATCAGGAG GTTGGAGCAGGAAGTCTCCAGTCTGGAAACTGGACCTGTCTCTCAGACCATAACACACTCTGTT GTGATGTCAACACCTGATCCAG CTgttgaggtcaaaggtcacagcaGAATGGAGCTGGGCGGAGCTAAGCCGTCAGGTCAGGTGATCCAAG ACCCTgcagaggtcaaagttcacaaaAGTCTTAAAGTCAGTAAATCAAGAGAAGCCCGGGGTGAGATGAAGAAAG CCATGTACTCAGTGGAGATTAAAGTGGAGCGGGACAGAGTGACGGGGGAAACCAGAGTTCTTTCCACTAACACCAAACTTCCTGTTGACCTCTCCGATCAAGGGGTCAAAGTTTATGAAGATGAACAGAAAG TGGTCCATGAGATGAACGGGGACGACGCTCACCTGCTCAGCTCCGTTGAGGTGGAGGAGCTCATCCACAAAGCTGACGAGGCCTCGGTGATGTCACATCCCGTCACCACGGCAGCCTCCCTGCCAACAGGAGAAGTCCTGAGGGAGTTGGACTTTccgccagaaccagaaccagggtCCACACGGACCCCCAGTCACGCCCCGGCCGTCGCCGCAGAGATCACAGGGCTGGAGGCGGTGGCCGGCGAGGAGCTGGACGTGGCTGAGGCCAGCGCTGAGAACCCGGTTACCATGGTGTTCATGGGATACCAGGATGTGGAGGACGAGGACGAGACCAGGAAGGTTCTGGGGCTGCAGGGCACGGTGAAGGCGGAGCTGGTGCTCATCGATGACGGAGATGGAAAGGTAGATCCACCTGCCTGTGCTGCCCCGCCTTCTGCTGCCCCGCCTTCTGCTGCCCCGCCTTCTGCTGCCCCGCCCACACCGACCAAAGCTCCAGAAACGGTGATGGCGAGCAACGGGGAGGCGGCGGCGGAGGGAAGGGTGGCAGCAGGGAAGAAGAAGCAGCCGTGTAAATGCTGCAGCATCATGTGA